One genomic segment of Drosophila melanogaster chromosome 3R includes these proteins:
- the Osi3 gene encoding osiris 3, isoform A has product MQTFKVCALLAFCFVLVSARGSKRRDGTVTISESERKNIEDFLLAKLKQNCRQEDDRACKMVKMSIVMNHLYLNTRIDLGDRFKVTENGNISMVPDDPEVNQLLSRSMGSDEETFALLMANKLWKFIRSRSLRYKFSENTDFVINSDPEGSLNLGVSVRPLEALQEGRGKMKNMGPLLMMMAAKTGMVGALLLKGLFLLAGKALIVSKIALLLAVIISLKKLLSSKKTIVEVPSHHDSYSSGWSRAFDGFVEGLVDVPADILAKEVQHQQEQAQNMAYSGQQPGKVAQ; this is encoded by the exons ATGCAAACATTTAAGGTCTGCGCTCTCCTGGCGTTCTGCTTCGTCCTCGTTTCCGCCCGCGGCAGCAAACGGCGCGATGGCACCGTTACG ATATCGGAGAGCGAACGAAAGAACATTGAGGACTTTCTGTTGGCCAAGCTTAAGCAAAATTGCAGGCAGGAAGACGATCGCGCCTGTAAGATGGTCAAGATGTCTATTGTGATGAACCATCTGTACCTGAACACCCGTATCGACCTTGGCGACCGATTCAAGGTCACAGAAAACGG GAATATCTCAATGGTACCAGATGATCCGGAGGTCAACCAGCTGCTGTCACGCTCTATGGGGTCCGATGAGGAGACCTTCGCCCTTCTGATGGCCAACAAGCTGTGGAAATTCATTCGTTCGCGCTCCCTGCGATACAAGTTCTCAGAGAACACGGACTTTGTGATCAACAGCGATCCGGAGGGCAGTCTGAATTTGGGCGTATCAGTGCGCCCCCTGGAGGCGTTGCAGGAAGGGCGAGGCAAGATGAAGAACATGGGGCcactgctgatgatgatggcggcCAAGACGGGCATGGTGGGAGCGCTTCTGCTCAAAGGACTCTTCCTGCTGGCCGGCAAGGCTCTAATTGTCTCGAAAATCGCCTTGCTGCTGGCGGTGATCATCTCACTGAAGAAGCTGCTCTCTAGCAAGAAAACCATCGTGGAGGTGCCATCCCACCACGACAGCTATAGCTCCGGGTGGTCGAGGGCCTTTGACGGGTTCGTGGAGGGACTTGTAGACGTGCCCGCCGATATATTGGCCAAGGAGGTGCAGCACCAGCAGGAGCAGGCCCAAAACATGGCTTACAGTGGCCAACAGCCGGGGAAAGTGGCGCAATAA
- the Osi24 gene encoding osiris 24, with the protein MKMGSQYIDGAKLKANSHRKRRCSPLLYGIILLCKVAMIPAAVPESELDAGALYSQPLTTMAGQPRNDDTFRPILPIDISPEFISRNVFTKSGQYRVFQPAESESDLRLAVAMRRRNFKHPSDSPRKQESESSAAAFKNQTITSIDAELKGLEDLLVDYVEQFFSNGRYEPTPGLVLALQQNHSHPQSYTGKRTTRSILEDTNVELNVPRAFESARLLFFSGLKKVMWPIYMGLQVLKSVLFAMFLPTIISSVSRLIGKGITSGSAGSVPLFIRPIEPPQELDFRDNSMNFDDDSKFSLADEGKTPAGYEYNAEASQQQAQYAQVNGNSVNQATLSRYGGQQMMQDTYLSALQSIGAASFKNSQSMSGSFSAGAGGGAPGMTKKPTPAVMNTFQSFQKVPSSSLLLSNYDPFYSPLLSRLDSVFAQLKLNPENEACREKLICLMYANPAKYAPYSNLVSAQLSRELNELRKPTSDNPDILRFFKYMRAAKDGQDGVDCDESFAKCKELKDLENPAMLSTYNDINKLVQARKLA; encoded by the exons ATGAAAATGGGTAGCCAGTACATCGACGGGGcgaaattaaaagcaaacagcCACAGAAAGCGGCGATGCAGTCCGCTGCTTTATGGAATTATCTTGCTCTGCAAAGTGGCGATGATACCGGCAGCTGTTCCGGAATCGGAATTGGATGCAGGAGCCCTCTATAGTCAGCCCCTCACTACGATGGCGGGACAGCCGCGCAACGATGACACATTCCGGCCCATCCTACCCATCGACATCAGTCCGGAGTTCATTTCGAGGAATGTATTCACAAAGTCGGGCCAGTACAGAGTGTTCCAGCCGGCGGAGAGCGAGAGTGATCTGCGCTTGGCGGTGGCCATGCGTCGACGGAACTTTAAACACCCCTCGGATTCACCCAGAAAGCAGGAGTCCGAAAGTTCGGCAGCCGCttttaaaaaccaaaccaTTACCTCTATCGACGCCGAACTAAAAGGTCTGGAGGATCTGCTCGTGGACTACGTGGAGCAGTTCTTCAGCAACGGCAGATATGAGCCCACTCCTGGTTTGGTCCTGGCTCTTCAGCAGAACCACTCGCACCCACAATCTTATACTGGCAAGCGCACCACCCGAAGCATTTTGGAGGACACCAACGTTGAGCTGAATGTTCCAAGGGCTTTTGAAAGCGCCCGACTGCTTTTCTTTAGCG GTTTGAAGAAGGTGATGTGGCCCATCTATATGGGTTTGCAAGTGCTGAAGAGCGTGCTCTTCGCCATGTTCCTGCCAACCATCATCAGCAGTGTAAGCCGACTGATTGGCAAGG GCATCACTTCCGGCTCGGCTGGGTCGGTGCCGTTGTTTATCCGCCCCATTGAGCCGCCACAAGAACTGGACTTCCGGGACAACAGCATGAATTTCGATGATGACAGCAAATTTTCCCTGGCGGACGAGGGCAAAACGCCAGCCGGCTACGAGTACAATGCAG AGGCATCACAGCAGCAGGCGCAATATGCCCAGGTCAATGGGAACTCGGTGAACCAGGCCACTTTGTCGCGCTATGGAGGTCAGCAGATGATGCAGGACACCTATCTGAGTGCTCTGCAGAGCATTGGCGCTGCCTCCTTCAAAAACTCCCAGAGCATGTCAGGATCCTTCAGCGCCGGAGCTGGTGGCGGAGCTCCAGGAATGACGAAGAAACCAACGCCGGCCGTGATGAACACGTTCCAGAGCTTCCAGAAGGTGCCCAGCTCGTCGCTTTTGCTGTCCAACTATGACCCCTTCTACAGTCCACTATTGTCCCGCCTGGACTCGGTGTTTGCCCAGCTCAAATTGAATCCGGAGAACGAAGCTTGCCGCGAGAAACTCATCTGCCTGATGTACGCCAACCCCGCGAAGTATGCTCCGTACAGCAACCTGGTCTCAGCTCAACTCAGCAG GGAACTGAACGAGCTGCGGAAGCCTACTTCCGACAACCCGGACATCCTGCGATTCTTCAAGTACATGCGAGCGGCGAAGGACGGTCAGGACGGCGTCGACTGCGACGAGTCCTTCGCCAAGTGCAAGGAGCTGAAGGACCTCGAGAACCCGGCAATGCTGTCCACCTACAACGACATCAACAAACTGGTCCAGGCCCGCAAGCTGGCGTAG
- the Osi4 gene encoding osiris 4, isoform A: protein MPRHLVASCLLLALGLNMSLAAIHKRSGANSLGVDPEGKPAANPAVSVENTDLLDKLSWKCANNASCLYGVANGLMASYRRGETLKLGLFDLVKLPELDASRKHKWGTGRGLSGFMDFVTENAIRVPVGPMVFSVQRAEDDSDYIEVALLKKTSSSTGRLQVNGGGLLGGGGGLGGNGGGGGGLLGGGGGDNGGGGGLLGGRRRHQHQDKKQFQMFIPMYLAATTFGWTMVAAKAVGLLTLKALILSKIAFVVAAIVLIKKLMDNASEKMMYQFPEQTPYMMPYGMDYPLHGAEISPEMYPSSLHHLAMAGGGQLPGHPGHPGLESLSAESHLHSAQVSSDGSNNTQVLAALGGLGGLGHKIKREDSWMAKTTPARRPLIYNYVQPHMPYYRS from the exons ATGCCCAGGCATTTAGTTGCCAGCTGCCTTCTGCTGGCTTTGGGTCTGAACATGAGCCTGGCGGCGATTCACAAGCGCAGTGGTGCGAATTCGTTGGGAGTGGATCCCGAGGGCAAGCCTGCGGCGAATCCTGCGGTCAGTGTGGAGAACACTGACCTGCTGGACAAGCTGAGCTGGAAGTGCGCAAACAACGCGAGTTGCCTGTACGGGGTGGCCAATGGTCTCATGGCCTCCTACCGTCGTGGTGAAACCCTCAAGCTGGGGCTTTTCGACCTGGTCAAGTTGCCCGAACTAGATGCTTCTCGGAAGCACAAGTGGGGCACTGGGCGCGGTCTCTCCGGCTTTATGGACTTTGTGACGGAAAACGCCATCAGGGTGCCCGTGGGCCCCATGGTCTTCAGTGTTCAGCGAGCCGAGGACGACAGCGATTATATCGAGGTAGCACTGCTGAAAAAGACCTCCAGCAGCACAG GCCGCCTGCAGGTCAATGGAGGAGGACTACTGGGCGGTGGAGGTGGCCTGGGAGGAAATGGTGGCGGTGGAGGAGGCCTGCTGGGCGGCGGAGGTGGTGACAATGGCGGCGGAGGCGGTCTTCTGGGCGGACGGAGGCGGCACCAGCACCAGGACAAGAAGCAGTTCCAGATGTTCATACCCATGTACCTGGCGGCCACAACATTCGGGTGGACGATGGTGGCCGCAAAGGCGGTGGGGCTCCTGACTCTCAAGGCTCTGATCCTGTCCAAAATTGCCTTCGTGGTAGCCGCAATAGTGTTGATCAAGAAGCTCATGGACAACGCCAGCGAAAA GATGATGTACCAGTTCCCGGAACAGACGCCGTACATGATGCCGTACGGCATGGACTATCCGCTTCATGGAGCGGAAATATCGCCGGAAATGTACCCGTCATCGCTGCACCACCTGGCGATGGCCGGAGGCGGCCAGCTGCCAGGACATCCCGGACATCCGGGACTGGAGAGTCTGAGCGCCGAGAGCCACCTGCACTCCGCCCAGGTGTCCAGCGACGGCAGCAATAACACACAGGTGCTCGCCGCCTTGGGTGGTCTGGGTGGACTGGGACACAAGATCAAACGTGAGGACTCGTGGATGGCGAAGA CCACTCCCGCCCGGCGACCCCTGATCTACAACTACGTGCAACCACACATGCCGTACTACCGCTCCTGA
- the Osi2 gene encoding osiris 2, isoform B: MAMRALIFLALATLVAGEGLRLPDQQSSNNIQQVYAPQPPAQQIQQPQQQQQFPQAQQPGVGEERGRSSLLSIFGLGNDNDPFLARTNSNCLGGDLSECFKTQALNTFDEIFFKDQYKLSDFARVVRLPETQQRSLLQEPFEYSEEPRGDDDEWNQLLKYGLRRAERFIKSTALEVEWPEELTEAGRYEARFIGNDIDGELDLIDDGQRAGHFSRKKLKKMIIPLLLVLKIFKLKLLLFLPFILGIAGLKKILGLAAIVLPGLFAYFKLCRPPGGVGGAFGGGLSGLFGGKNTFPEYNPQGVGAATYYHHHEHFEGGHGGAPGPYYRQEPSFAKPYTDYYSKSYQGQQVQGQQVGGNSVSFGDPQEAAYNGYYGRNSGKDIVAEQQPQKS; the protein is encoded by the exons ATGGCAATGAGAGCGCTCATCTTTCTGGCCCTCGCCACTCTGGTGGCTGGCGAAGGTCTTCGGCTTCCGGACCAGCAGTCGTCCAACAACATCCAGCAAGTCTACGCACCGCAGCCACCGGCTCAGCAGATCCAGCAaccccagcagcaacaacagtttCCACAGGCACAGCAGCCAGGAGTTGGCGAGGAACGCGGACGCTCCTCCCTGCTCAGCATCTTTGGCCTGGGCAACGACAACGATCCCTTCCTGGCCAGGACCAACAGCAACTGCCTCGGCGGCGACCTCTCCGAGTGCTTCAAGACTCAGGCGCTCAACACCTTCGACGAGATCTTCTTCAAGGACCAGTACAA GCTCTCCGACTTTGCTCGTGTGGTGCGACTGCCAGAAACCCAGCAGAGGTCCTTGCTGCAGGAGCCATTCGAGTACTCCGAGGAGCCACGTGGCGACGACGACGAGTGGAATCAGCTGCTGAAATATGGACTCCGAAGGGCCGAACG CTTCATCAAGTCCACGGCTCTAGAGGTCGAGTGGCCCGAGGAACTCACCGAAGCCGGTCGTTATGAAGCACGCTTCATCGGAAACGACATTGATGGCGAACTGGACCTCATTGATGATGGACAGCGGGCTGGACATTTCT CGCGTAAGAAGTTGAAGAAGATGATCATTCccctgctgctggtgctgaaGATCTTCAAGCTGAAGTTGCTGCTCTTCCTGCCCTTCATCCTTGGAATCGCTGGCCTCAAGAAGATCCTTGGATTGGCCGCTATTGTCCTGCCCGGTCTGTTCGCCTACTTCAAGCTGTGCCGTCCGCCAGGTGGTGTTGGAGGAGCATTCGGCGGTGGACTGTCGGGCCTGTTTGGCGGCAAGAACACCTTCCCCGAGTACAACCCCCAGGGAGTGGGAGCTGCCACCTACTACCACCACCACGAGCACTTTGAGGGCGGCCATGGAGGCGCTCCAGGACCTTACTACCGCCAGGAGCCAAGCTTTGCCAAGCCCTACACCGACTACTACAGCAAGAGCTACCAGGGCCAGCAGGTCCAGGGCCAGCAGGTTGGCGGCAACTCCGTCAGCTTCGGGGATCCGCAGGAGGCGGCCTACAACGGATACTATGGACGAAACTCCGGCAAGGACATTGTCGCCGAGCAACAGCCTCAGAAGAGCTAA
- the Osi4 gene encoding osiris 4, isoform B has translation MPRHLVASCLLLALGLNMSLAAIHKRSGANSLGVDPEGKPAANPAVSVENTDLLDKLSWKCANNASCLYGVANGLMASYRRGETLKLGLFDLVKLPELDASRKHKWGTGRGLSGFMDFVTENAIRVPVGPMVFSVQRAEDDSDYIEVALLKKTSSSTGRLQVNGGGLLGGGGGLGGNGGGGGGLLGGGGGDNGGGGGLLGGRRRHQHQDKKQFQMFIPMYLAATTFGWTMVAAKAVGLLTLKALILSKIAFVVAAIVLIKKLMDNASEKMMYQFPEQTPYMMPYGMDYPLHGAEISPEMYPSSLHHLAMAGGGQLPGHPGHPGLESLSAESHLHSAQVSSDGSNNTQVLAALGGLGGLGHKIKREDSWMAKSKSTPARRPLIYNYVQPHMPYYRS, from the exons ATGCCCAGGCATTTAGTTGCCAGCTGCCTTCTGCTGGCTTTGGGTCTGAACATGAGCCTGGCGGCGATTCACAAGCGCAGTGGTGCGAATTCGTTGGGAGTGGATCCCGAGGGCAAGCCTGCGGCGAATCCTGCGGTCAGTGTGGAGAACACTGACCTGCTGGACAAGCTGAGCTGGAAGTGCGCAAACAACGCGAGTTGCCTGTACGGGGTGGCCAATGGTCTCATGGCCTCCTACCGTCGTGGTGAAACCCTCAAGCTGGGGCTTTTCGACCTGGTCAAGTTGCCCGAACTAGATGCTTCTCGGAAGCACAAGTGGGGCACTGGGCGCGGTCTCTCCGGCTTTATGGACTTTGTGACGGAAAACGCCATCAGGGTGCCCGTGGGCCCCATGGTCTTCAGTGTTCAGCGAGCCGAGGACGACAGCGATTATATCGAGGTAGCACTGCTGAAAAAGACCTCCAGCAGCACAG GCCGCCTGCAGGTCAATGGAGGAGGACTACTGGGCGGTGGAGGTGGCCTGGGAGGAAATGGTGGCGGTGGAGGAGGCCTGCTGGGCGGCGGAGGTGGTGACAATGGCGGCGGAGGCGGTCTTCTGGGCGGACGGAGGCGGCACCAGCACCAGGACAAGAAGCAGTTCCAGATGTTCATACCCATGTACCTGGCGGCCACAACATTCGGGTGGACGATGGTGGCCGCAAAGGCGGTGGGGCTCCTGACTCTCAAGGCTCTGATCCTGTCCAAAATTGCCTTCGTGGTAGCCGCAATAGTGTTGATCAAGAAGCTCATGGACAACGCCAGCGAAAA GATGATGTACCAGTTCCCGGAACAGACGCCGTACATGATGCCGTACGGCATGGACTATCCGCTTCATGGAGCGGAAATATCGCCGGAAATGTACCCGTCATCGCTGCACCACCTGGCGATGGCCGGAGGCGGCCAGCTGCCAGGACATCCCGGACATCCGGGACTGGAGAGTCTGAGCGCCGAGAGCCACCTGCACTCCGCCCAGGTGTCCAGCGACGGCAGCAATAACACACAGGTGCTCGCCGCCTTGGGTGGTCTGGGTGGACTGGGACACAAGATCAAACGTGAGGACTCGTGGATGGCGAAGAGTAAGT CCACTCCCGCCCGGCGACCCCTGATCTACAACTACGTGCAACCACACATGCCGTACTACCGCTCCTGA
- the Osi5 gene encoding osiris 5, isoform A — protein sequence MFRTFPLLCLLFLTAVRSENCDQDAGATLYCRGERALRNVLRNLNRSDKPLVVIRGLEIVPLQNNSISDEEPDQEQGLLDSLSFYLRTHEINVKLADLLEDESQVSEARKKDKGQGMLLAMALMFGKMMAVMGLGGIAALAMKALGVSLVALMMAGMLGLKTAAQHGGESSHSISYVTGEGHHHKRRRRSSGQQPLAYRGWD from the exons ATGTTCCGCACTTTTCCTCTGCTCTGTTTGCTGTTCCTTACGGCTGTCCGTTCCGAAAACTGTGATCAGGATGCCGGTGCCACGCTATATTGTCGCGGTGAACGAGCTCTGCGAAATGTCTTGCGGAATTTAAATCGCAGTGATAAACCCCTTGTGGTGATTAGAGGATTGGAGATAGTTCCGCTGCAGAACAATTCAATTTCTGATGAGGAGCCGGATCAGGAGCAGGGTCTTTTGGACAGTCTATCCTTCTATCTGCGCACCCACGAAATCAATGTAAAGCTGGCAGATCTCCTGGAGGACGAGTCCCAAGTTTCAG AAGCCCGCAAAAAGGACAAGGGCCAGGGAATGCTGTTGGCAATGGCTCTGATGTTTGGCAAGATGATGGCCGTAATGGGGTTGGGCGGCATCGCGGCATTGGCCATGAAGGCACTGGGCGTGTCCTTGGTGGCTCTGATGATGGCCGGGATGCTGGGTCTTAAGACAGCCGCCCAGCATGGCGGAGAGTCTAGTCACAGCATATCGTATGTGACCGGCGAGGGACATCACCACAAACGGAGGCGCCGCTCGTCCGGCCAACAACCCTTGGCTTACAGAGGCTGGGACTGA
- the Osi5 gene encoding osiris 5, isoform B codes for MFRTFPLLCLLFLTAVRSENCDQDAGATLYCRGERALRNVLRNLNRSDKPLVVIRGLEIVPLQNNSISDEEPDQEQGLLDSLSFYLRTHEINVKLADLLEDESQVSARKKDKGQGMLLAMALMFGKMMAVMGLGGIAALAMKALGVSLVALMMAGMLGLKTAAQHGGESSHSISYVTGEGHHHKRRRRSSGQQPLAYRGWD; via the exons ATGTTCCGCACTTTTCCTCTGCTCTGTTTGCTGTTCCTTACGGCTGTCCGTTCCGAAAACTGTGATCAGGATGCCGGTGCCACGCTATATTGTCGCGGTGAACGAGCTCTGCGAAATGTCTTGCGGAATTTAAATCGCAGTGATAAACCCCTTGTGGTGATTAGAGGATTGGAGATAGTTCCGCTGCAGAACAATTCAATTTCTGATGAGGAGCCGGATCAGGAGCAGGGTCTTTTGGACAGTCTATCCTTCTATCTGCGCACCCACGAAATCAATGTAAAGCTGGCAGATCTCCTGGAGGACGAGTCCCAAGTTTCAG CCCGCAAAAAGGACAAGGGCCAGGGAATGCTGTTGGCAATGGCTCTGATGTTTGGCAAGATGATGGCCGTAATGGGGTTGGGCGGCATCGCGGCATTGGCCATGAAGGCACTGGGCGTGTCCTTGGTGGCTCTGATGATGGCCGGGATGCTGGGTCTTAAGACAGCCGCCCAGCATGGCGGAGAGTCTAGTCACAGCATATCGTATGTGACCGGCGAGGGACATCACCACAAACGGAGGCGCCGCTCGTCCGGCCAACAACCCTTGGCTTACAGAGGCTGGGACTGA